In Phacochoerus africanus isolate WHEZ1 chromosome 2, ROS_Pafr_v1, whole genome shotgun sequence, one DNA window encodes the following:
- the LOC125121423 gene encoding beta-lactoglobulin isoform X2: MGMIPEPSLGQAGTTSGPRGTGTKKGHGLPGLSFLWGTAVMALGRRPLLLLTLSLGLAGAQKSPEDVPVQPGFDAQKVEGRWLTIQLAASRAHLVSPADPLWLALHSIWTRGQDVELVLFGIGEGVCQGLSVIVHPTGLRGQYRGPLEGGGSLLLHFVGTDYSHLILYVRFQDGGEATSLWALLARRHLEDPQWQGRYLEFVSKFQLQEAPVFNLDDRDAQCPPPEA, from the exons ATGGGAATGATTCCAGAACCCTCCCTGGGGCAGGCTGGGACAACAAGTGGCCCCAGGGGGACAGGCACTAAGAAGGGGCACGGGCTGCCCGGGCTCTCCTTCCTCTGGGGCACTGCGGTCATGGCCTTGGGCAGACGGCCCCTCCTGCTgctgaccctcagcctgggcctGGCCGGGGCCCAGAAGAGCCCAGAAGACGTGCCGGTGCAGCCAGGCTTTGACGCCCAGAAG GTGGAGGGGCGCTGGCTGACCATCCAGCTGGCCGCCAGCCGGGCGCACCTGGTCTCCCCAGCTGACCCCCTGTGGCTCGCTCTCCACTCCATCTGGACCCGGGGCCAGGACGTGGAGCTTGTCTTGTTCGGAAT AGGAGAGGGGGTGTGCCAAGGACTCAGTGTCATCGTCCATCCGACGGGGCTCCGAGGCCAGTACCGAGGCCCCC TGGAAGGCGGTGGCTCCCTGCTCCTGCACTTCGTGGGCACTGACTACAGCCACCTCATCCTTTACGTCCGCTTCCAGGACGGCGGCGAGGCCACCAGCCTGTGGGCGCTGCTGG CCAGAAGACATCTGGAGGATCCGCAGTGGCAGGGGCGGTACCTTGAGTTCGTTTCCAAGTTCCAGCTGCAGGAAGCGCCCGTCTTCAACCTTGACGACCGCGATG CCCAGTGCCCCCCACCCGAAGCCTAG
- the PAEP gene encoding glycodelin yields the protein MRCLLLTLGVALLCGVQATEVTEVIPIMNDLDIQKVAGTWHTVAMAASDVSLLDAKSSPLKVYVEGLKPTPEGDLEILLQKQENDKCAQEVLLAKKTDIPAVFEINALGENHLFVLDTDYDSHLLLCMENSASPEQSLACQSLARTLKVDDQIREKFEDALKTLPVPMRILPAQLEEQCSV from the exons ATGAGGTGTCTCCTGCTCACCCTGGGCGTGGCCCTCCTGTGTGGCGTTCAGGCCACCGAAGTCACCGAAGTCATCCCAATCATGAACGACCTGGACATCCAAAAG gtggCCGGCACGTGGCACACCGTGGCCATGGCGGCCAGCGACGTCTCCCTGCTGGATGCCAAGAGCAGCCCCCTGAAGGTGTATGTGGAGGGGCTGAAGCCCACCCCCGAGGGCGACCTGGAGATCCTCCTGCAGAAGCA GGAGAATGACAAGTGTGCCCAGGAGGTGCTCCTTGCAAAAAAAACCGACATCCCTGCCGTGTTCGAGATCAATG CCCTGGGCGAGAACCACCTCTTCGTGCTGGACACTGACTACGACAGCCACCTGCTCCTCTGCATGGAGAACAGCGCCAGCCCCGAGCAGAGCCTGGCCTGCCAGAGCCTGG CCAGGACCCTGAAGGTGGACGACCAGATCAGGGAGAAATTTGAAGATGCCCTCAAGACGCTGCCTGTGCCCATGCGGATCCTGCCAGCCCAGCTGGAAG AGCAGTGCAGCGTCTAG
- the LOC125121423 gene encoding beta-lactoglobulin isoform X1 → MGMIPEPSLGQAGTTSGPRGTGTKKGHGLPGLSFLWGTAVMALGRRPLLLLTLSLGLAGAQKSPEDVPVQPGFDAQKVEGRWLTIQLAASRAHLVSPADPLWLALHSIWTRGQDVELVLFGIGEGVCQGLSVIVHPTGLRGQYRGPLEGGGSLLLHFVGTDYSHLILYVRFQDGGEATSLWALLARRHLEDPQWQGRYLEFVSKFQLQEAPVFNLDDRDGEGWPPAVSPSPRGAGPGGAGERPLAITTRARPVLPGLTKPRAQRGSETRLRSHSREEARRSAGLSQAPPPPCTIPSAHKARACSGR, encoded by the exons ATGGGAATGATTCCAGAACCCTCCCTGGGGCAGGCTGGGACAACAAGTGGCCCCAGGGGGACAGGCACTAAGAAGGGGCACGGGCTGCCCGGGCTCTCCTTCCTCTGGGGCACTGCGGTCATGGCCTTGGGCAGACGGCCCCTCCTGCTgctgaccctcagcctgggcctGGCCGGGGCCCAGAAGAGCCCAGAAGACGTGCCGGTGCAGCCAGGCTTTGACGCCCAGAAG GTGGAGGGGCGCTGGCTGACCATCCAGCTGGCCGCCAGCCGGGCGCACCTGGTCTCCCCAGCTGACCCCCTGTGGCTCGCTCTCCACTCCATCTGGACCCGGGGCCAGGACGTGGAGCTTGTCTTGTTCGGAAT AGGAGAGGGGGTGTGCCAAGGACTCAGTGTCATCGTCCATCCGACGGGGCTCCGAGGCCAGTACCGAGGCCCCC TGGAAGGCGGTGGCTCCCTGCTCCTGCACTTCGTGGGCACTGACTACAGCCACCTCATCCTTTACGTCCGCTTCCAGGACGGCGGCGAGGCCACCAGCCTGTGGGCGCTGCTGG CCAGAAGACATCTGGAGGATCCGCAGTGGCAGGGGCGGTACCTTGAGTTCGTTTCCAAGTTCCAGCTGCAGGAAGCGCCCGTCTTCAACCTTGACGACCGCGATGGTGAGGGCTGGCCTCCAGCCGTGTCCCCTTCGCCCAGGGGAGCTGGGCCGGGAGGAGCTGGGGAGCGCCCACTGGCCATAACCACCCGCGCAAGACCAGTCCTGCCAGGTCTCACGAAGCCccgggctcagagaggttcagaaacaaggctgaggtcacacagccggGAGGAGGCGCGGAGAAGCGCCGGCCTCTCCCAGGCACCCCCGCCCCCGTGCACCATTCCGTCGGCCCACAAAGCCCGGGCCTGCTCAGGGCGCTGA